In Janthinobacterium rivuli, a single genomic region encodes these proteins:
- the polA gene encoding DNA polymerase I — protein sequence MQNTLLLVDGSSYLYRAFHALPDLRSPDGYPTGAMHGMVNMLRRLRADFPAAYIACVFDAKGKTFRDDMYPEYKATRASMPDDLRLQIEPIHEAVRAMGWPILMVDGVEADDVIGTLAVQAASAGMNVVVSTGDKDLAQLVNSQVTLINTMSNEKLDEAAVLVKFGVPPNRIIDYLSLIGDTVDNVPGVSKCGPKTAVKWLTLYDSLEGVMENAAKVGGAVGENLRTALPWLPQARALITVKTDCDLSGHMTTIADSLVAKHEDKEALLAFFNRYGFKALLRELGAAPPPMSPVGAPVAGGAAANTTGDMFADAAPAVEAVYETVLTDEQLDKWIALIDAAALTAVDTETTSLEPMTAQMVGISLSVAEHAACYIPLAHDYAGAPEQLTREHVLAKLRPWLEDANKPKLGQNLKYDSHIFANHGVILRGIAHDTLLESYVFESHKKHDMDSLALRHLNYTTIPFEDVCGKGAKQITFNQVEVEQAAKYAAEDADVTLRLHNAMWGNVANDEKLTFIYEKIEMPTAVVLQKIERNGVLIDDELLNIQSAELAVKILELEKKAYELAEQPFNLGSPKQIGEIFFEKLKLPVVKKTPTGAPSTDEEVLQKLAEDYPLPKVLLEYRGMAKLKSTYTDKLPKMINVTTGRVHTNYAQAVAVTGRLASNDPNLQNIPIRSAEGRRIREAFIAPPGSHIVSADYSQIELRIMAHISGDEAMLRAFADGIDIHRATAAEIFGVPAAEVQSEQRRYAKVINFGLIYGMSAFGLAGNLGVDRTAAQSYIDRYFARFSGVKQYMEDTRQQAKARGYVETVFGRRLWLPEINSPNGPRRQGAERAAINAPMQGTAADLIKLAMIAVQGWLETDNLQTKMIMQVHDELVLEVPDAELELVKRKLPELMARVAALKVPLTAEVGVGKNWDEAH from the coding sequence ATGCAAAACACCCTGCTGTTAGTCGACGGTTCCAGTTATCTTTATCGTGCCTTCCATGCGCTGCCCGACCTGCGCAGCCCGGATGGCTATCCCACGGGCGCCATGCACGGCATGGTCAACATGCTGCGCCGTTTGCGCGCCGATTTCCCGGCCGCCTACATCGCCTGCGTGTTCGATGCCAAAGGTAAAACTTTCCGCGACGACATGTATCCCGAATACAAGGCCACGCGCGCCTCGATGCCGGACGACCTGCGATTGCAGATCGAACCGATCCACGAAGCCGTGCGCGCCATGGGCTGGCCGATCCTGATGGTCGACGGCGTGGAAGCGGACGACGTGATCGGCACCTTGGCCGTGCAGGCCGCTAGCGCCGGCATGAACGTGGTGGTGTCGACTGGCGACAAGGATCTGGCGCAGCTGGTCAACAGCCAGGTGACCCTGATCAATACCATGAGCAATGAAAAGCTCGACGAAGCGGCCGTGCTGGTCAAATTCGGCGTGCCGCCGAACCGCATCATCGATTACCTGTCGCTGATCGGCGATACCGTGGATAACGTGCCCGGCGTGTCGAAATGCGGCCCGAAGACGGCCGTCAAATGGCTGACCTTGTACGACAGCCTGGAAGGCGTGATGGAAAACGCGGCCAAGGTGGGCGGCGCCGTCGGTGAAAACCTGCGCACGGCCCTGCCATGGCTGCCGCAGGCGCGTGCCTTGATCACCGTCAAGACCGATTGCGATTTGTCCGGGCACATGACGACGATCGCCGACTCGCTGGTGGCAAAACACGAAGACAAGGAAGCGCTGCTGGCCTTCTTCAACCGCTACGGCTTCAAGGCCCTGCTGCGCGAATTGGGTGCGGCACCGCCGCCGATGTCGCCGGTCGGTGCGCCGGTTGCCGGCGGCGCTGCTGCCAACACGACGGGCGACATGTTTGCCGATGCCGCGCCAGCAGTCGAGGCCGTGTATGAAACCGTGCTGACGGATGAGCAGCTGGACAAATGGATCGCGCTGATCGATGCGGCTGCCCTGACGGCTGTCGACACGGAAACCACGTCGCTGGAACCGATGACGGCGCAAATGGTCGGCATTTCCCTCTCGGTGGCAGAGCACGCCGCCTGCTACATTCCGCTGGCCCACGATTACGCGGGCGCGCCGGAACAGTTGACGCGCGAACACGTGCTGGCGAAACTGCGCCCGTGGCTGGAAGATGCCAACAAGCCCAAGCTGGGCCAGAACCTGAAATACGACAGCCACATCTTCGCCAACCATGGCGTGATTCTGCGCGGCATCGCCCACGATACCTTGCTCGAATCGTATGTGTTCGAATCGCACAAGAAGCACGACATGGACAGCCTGGCGCTGCGCCACCTGAACTACACGACGATCCCGTTCGAGGACGTGTGCGGCAAGGGCGCCAAGCAGATCACGTTCAACCAGGTGGAAGTGGAGCAGGCGGCGAAATACGCTGCCGAAGATGCGGACGTCACCTTGCGCTTGCACAATGCCATGTGGGGCAATGTGGCGAACGATGAAAAACTGACCTTCATCTATGAAAAGATCGAGATGCCGACGGCCGTGGTCTTGCAAAAGATCGAGCGCAACGGTGTGCTGATCGATGATGAATTGCTCAACATCCAGTCGGCCGAGCTGGCCGTGAAAATTCTCGAGCTGGAAAAGAAGGCGTATGAGCTGGCCGAGCAGCCGTTCAACCTCGGTTCGCCCAAGCAGATCGGCGAGATTTTCTTCGAGAAGCTGAAACTGCCGGTGGTCAAGAAAACCCCGACGGGCGCGCCTTCGACGGACGAGGAGGTGCTGCAAAAGCTGGCCGAGGATTATCCGCTGCCGAAAGTGCTGCTGGAATACCGGGGCATGGCCAAGCTGAAATCGACCTATACCGATAAATTGCCGAAGATGATCAACGTCACCACGGGCAGGGTGCATACGAACTATGCGCAAGCCGTGGCCGTGACGGGGCGACTGGCGTCGAACGACCCGAACTTGCAGAATATTCCCATCCGCAGCGCGGAAGGGCGTCGCATCCGCGAAGCGTTTATTGCGCCGCCGGGCAGCCACATCGTTTCGGCCGACTATTCGCAGATCGAATTGCGCATCATGGCGCATATCTCTGGCGACGAAGCCATGCTGCGCGCATTTGCCGACGGCATCGACATTCACCGCGCCACGGCCGCCGAGATCTTTGGCGTGCCGGCCGCGGAAGTGCAGAGCGAACAGCGCCGCTACGCCAAGGTCATCAACTTCGGCTTGATCTACGGCATGAGCGCATTCGGCCTGGCCGGCAACCTGGGTGTGGACCGCACGGCCGCGCAAAGCTATATCGACCGATATTTCGCCCGTTTTTCCGGCGTGAAACAGTATATGGAAGACACGCGCCAGCAAGCCAAGGCGCGCGGCTACGTGGAAACCGTGTTCGGCCGCCGTTTGTGGCTGCCGGAAATCAATTCGCCAAACGGCCCGCGCCGCCAGGGTGCGGAACGGGCGGCGATCAATGCGCCGATGCAGGGCACGGCCGCCGACCTGATCAAGCTGGCCATGATCGCCGTGCAAGGCTGGCTGGAAACGGACAACTTGCAAACAAAAATGATCATGCAGGTGCACGATGAACTGGTGCTGGAAGTGCCGGACGCGGAACTGGAACTGGTCAAGCGCAAGCTGCCGGAACTGATGGCCAGGGTGGCCGCGCTGAAGGTGCCGCTGACGGCGGAAGTGGGAGTCGGCAAGAACTGGGACGAAGCGCATTAA
- a CDS encoding dienelactone hydrolase family protein, which produces MSDMITDCESLLGQSSLSGPDGRRGFLKVALGTGFAVAVLPVAAQNVIKTDSAGLVTGSMSVMVDGQAVPVYAAQPEGKTGLPVVLVISEIFGVHEHIADMARRFAKQGYLALAPDLFVRQGDPTKVSSIPELMKGIIAKTPDAQVMADLDAVVAWAKQNGGDTSRLGITGFCWGGRITWLYAAHNPAVKAGVAWYGRLVGEPTPLQPSNPIDIAATLKVPVLGLYGGKDTGISQESIGKMKDVLAKGGNKSEFVVYPDAGHAFNADYRPSYVAADAKDGYVRCLAWFKRHGVA; this is translated from the coding sequence ATGAGCGACATGATCACCGATTGTGAAAGTTTGCTGGGCCAGAGCAGCTTGTCCGGGCCGGATGGCCGGCGTGGTTTCCTGAAGGTGGCGCTGGGCACGGGTTTTGCCGTGGCCGTGCTGCCTGTGGCGGCGCAAAACGTCATCAAGACGGATTCCGCCGGGCTCGTTACTGGCAGCATGTCGGTGATGGTCGATGGCCAGGCCGTGCCCGTGTACGCGGCGCAGCCGGAGGGTAAAACGGGTTTGCCCGTGGTACTGGTCATTTCGGAAATCTTTGGCGTGCATGAACATATCGCCGACATGGCGCGCCGCTTCGCCAAGCAAGGTTATCTGGCGCTGGCGCCTGACCTGTTCGTGCGCCAGGGCGATCCGACCAAAGTCAGCAGCATCCCGGAGCTGATGAAAGGCATCATCGCCAAGACGCCGGATGCGCAAGTGATGGCGGACCTCGATGCGGTGGTGGCGTGGGCGAAGCAGAATGGCGGCGACACGAGCCGCCTGGGCATCACGGGTTTCTGCTGGGGCGGGCGCATCACGTGGCTGTACGCGGCGCACAATCCGGCCGTCAAGGCGGGCGTGGCCTGGTATGGCCGCCTCGTGGGCGAACCGACTCCCTTGCAGCCGAGCAATCCCATCGATATCGCCGCCACCCTGAAGGTCCCCGTGCTGGGTTTGTATGGCGGCAAGGATACGGGCATCAGCCAGGAATCGATCGGCAAAATGAAGGATGTGCTGGCCAAGGGCGGCAACAAATCGGAATTCGTTGTCTACCCTGATGCGGGCCACGCCTTCAATGCCGATTACCGCCCCAGCTATGTGGCGGCCGATGCGAAAGACGGCTATGTGCGCTGCCTGGCCTGGTTTAAGCGCCACGGCGTGGCGTGA
- a CDS encoding ABC-F family ATP-binding cassette domain-containing protein, producing MTTLISTQALQLDTHDGFLFNELAFTLRQGDRIGLIGHNGCGKSTLLGLLSGTREATSGTIHYARACRLQHVEQHLPAELANLRLYDALLAPVLEQPELHWRVDSLLAELGFDQETAQVPVYSLSGGQHTRLLLGRALLQEPNVLLLDEPSNHLDLPSLLWLEQFLLAWRGAFILVSHDQRLLDNVATRSWILRDSRLYDFDLPCGPALAALAEADLAAAARHAAEQKEIDRLSASSARLALWGRTYDNEDLARKAKTMQRRIDKLKDVQSFVSDGAPWRLSLRGKALAADQLLALDELDVRAVPTSSVLFRVGQLWLKPGDRVALLGANGSGKSSLLRLCWQAIQAQDERPDLRYHKAANIGYYDQSLKQLADDADLSDALYPFAVQNEAARSQVARKQALIAAGFPYARHGQTVATLSGGERARLLFLGLSLASYHLLLLDEPSNHLDMQGKAELGQALLSFAGGCLLVSHDRDLIETACNRFWVVADGGLEEWPDAASAYARLSAEDGQALTPAPRVERASAVLTDIDVQLERLCELEQLLAEDLARKPRHQKPASQQAWLAELERLNQALGITS from the coding sequence ATGACTACCCTTATCTCGACACAAGCTTTACAACTGGATACCCACGACGGTTTTCTGTTCAATGAACTCGCCTTTACCTTGCGCCAGGGCGACCGCATCGGCCTGATCGGCCACAATGGCTGCGGCAAATCCACCTTGCTGGGTCTGCTCAGCGGCACGCGCGAAGCCACGTCCGGCACCATCCACTACGCCCGTGCCTGCCGCTTGCAGCATGTGGAGCAGCATTTGCCGGCCGAACTTGCCAACCTGCGCCTGTACGACGCCTTGCTGGCGCCCGTGCTGGAGCAGCCGGAACTGCATTGGCGGGTCGACAGCCTGCTGGCTGAACTGGGTTTCGACCAGGAAACCGCGCAAGTGCCCGTGTATTCTTTATCCGGCGGCCAGCACACGCGGCTGCTGCTGGGACGCGCCCTGCTGCAGGAGCCGAACGTGCTGCTGCTCGACGAACCGAGCAATCACCTGGACTTGCCGTCGCTGCTGTGGCTGGAGCAATTCCTGCTGGCCTGGCGCGGTGCCTTCATCCTCGTCTCGCACGACCAGCGCCTGCTCGACAATGTTGCCACGCGCAGCTGGATCTTGCGCGATAGCCGCCTGTACGACTTCGACTTGCCGTGCGGCCCCGCGCTGGCGGCGCTTGCCGAAGCCGATCTTGCCGCGGCCGCCCGCCATGCTGCCGAACAAAAGGAAATCGACCGCCTGTCGGCCAGCAGCGCCCGCCTGGCCCTGTGGGGCCGCACCTATGACAATGAAGACCTGGCGCGCAAGGCCAAGACCATGCAGCGGCGCATTGATAAATTGAAGGATGTGCAATCGTTCGTCAGCGATGGCGCGCCGTGGCGCTTGAGCCTGCGCGGCAAGGCGCTGGCGGCCGACCAGTTGCTGGCGCTGGACGAACTCGATGTGCGCGCCGTGCCCACGTCTTCCGTACTATTCCGGGTCGGCCAGCTGTGGCTGAAACCGGGTGACCGCGTCGCCTTGCTGGGCGCCAACGGCAGCGGCAAATCGTCCTTGCTGCGCCTGTGCTGGCAAGCGATACAGGCGCAGGACGAGCGGCCTGACTTGCGCTACCACAAGGCGGCCAACATCGGCTATTACGACCAGTCGCTCAAGCAACTGGCGGACGATGCGGATTTGTCTGACGCCCTGTACCCGTTTGCCGTGCAAAACGAAGCTGCGCGCAGCCAGGTGGCGCGCAAGCAGGCCTTGATTGCGGCTGGCTTTCCGTATGCGCGCCATGGCCAGACGGTAGCGACCCTGAGCGGCGGCGAGCGGGCGCGGCTGCTATTCCTGGGGCTGTCGCTGGCCAGCTACCACTTGCTGCTGCTGGACGAACCAAGCAACCACCTGGACATGCAGGGCAAGGCGGAACTGGGGCAAGCGCTGCTCAGCTTTGCTGGCGGCTGTTTATTGGTCTCGCACGACCGCGACCTGATCGAGACGGCTTGCAACCGTTTTTGGGTGGTAGCCGATGGCGGGCTGGAAGAGTGGCCCGATGCGGCCAGCGCGTATGCACGGTTGAGCGCGGAAGATGGGCAAGCGTTGACGCCCGCGCCAAGAGTGGAGCGTGCATCCGCGGTACTGACGGACATCGACGTGCAGCTGGAGCGCTTGTGTGAACTGGAGCAATTGCTGGCGGAAGACCTGGCGAGAAAGCCGCGCCACCAGAAGCCGGCCAGCCAGCAGGCGTGGCTGGCGGAACTGGAACGTTTGAATCAAGCGCTGGGGATAACGTCGTAG
- a CDS encoding aromatic ring-hydroxylating oxygenase subunit alpha — protein sequence MSDLATHAKLARSNAQLPVHVYFDETLLQREMQQLFQAGPRYVGHELMVPETGDFATLASENEGRMLVRNANGIEVLSNVCRHRQALMFNGRGNANNIVCPLHRWTYDLKGELIGAPHFPETPCLNLSKTPLQSWNGLLFEQNGYNVMEKLKDLSVSKELDFSGYMFDHVEIHECDYNWKTFIEVYLEDYHVEPFHPGLGSFVSCDDLRWEFGKDYSVQTVGVHRGLQQAGSPAYKKWQEQVLQFRGGEAPPYGAIWLTLYPNIMVEWYPHVLIVSTLWPDGPQKTRNVVEFYYPEEIVLFERDFVEAERAAYMETCVEDDEIALRMDAGRKALMARGVSEVGPYQSPMEDGMQHFHEWYRNNIEL from the coding sequence ATGTCCGATCTGGCTACTCACGCCAAGCTGGCGCGCTCAAACGCGCAACTTCCGGTCCACGTCTATTTTGACGAAACGCTGTTGCAGCGTGAAATGCAGCAATTGTTCCAAGCCGGCCCGCGCTATGTCGGGCATGAGCTGATGGTGCCGGAAACCGGCGATTTTGCGACCCTGGCGTCTGAGAACGAAGGGCGCATGCTCGTGCGCAACGCCAATGGCATCGAAGTGCTGTCCAACGTGTGCCGCCACCGGCAGGCGCTGATGTTCAATGGCCGCGGCAATGCAAACAACATCGTCTGCCCGCTGCACCGCTGGACCTACGACCTCAAGGGCGAACTGATCGGCGCGCCGCATTTCCCCGAGACGCCGTGCCTGAACCTGTCAAAAACGCCGCTGCAAAGCTGGAATGGCTTGCTGTTTGAGCAAAATGGCTACAACGTGATGGAAAAATTGAAAGATTTGTCCGTCTCGAAAGAACTCGATTTTTCCGGCTATATGTTCGACCACGTGGAAATCCACGAGTGCGACTACAACTGGAAGACCTTCATCGAAGTCTATCTGGAAGACTATCACGTGGAACCGTTCCACCCGGGCCTGGGCAGCTTCGTTAGCTGCGACGACCTGCGCTGGGAGTTCGGCAAGGATTACAGCGTGCAAACCGTGGGCGTGCACCGCGGCTTGCAGCAGGCCGGCTCGCCCGCCTACAAGAAATGGCAGGAGCAGGTGCTGCAATTCCGTGGCGGCGAAGCGCCACCGTATGGCGCCATCTGGCTGACCCTGTATCCGAACATCATGGTCGAATGGTATCCGCACGTGCTGATCGTCTCGACCCTGTGGCCCGACGGTCCGCAAAAGACGCGCAACGTTGTCGAGTTCTATTATCCGGAAGAAATCGTGCTGTTCGAGCGCGACTTCGTCGAAGCGGAACGGGCCGCCTACATGGAAACTTGCGTCGAGGACGATGAAATCGCCCTGCGCATGGATGCGGGCCGCAAGGCCCTGATGGCGCGCGGTGTCAGCGAAGTGGGCCCTTACCAGTCGCCCATGGAAGATGGCATGCAGCATTTCCACGAGTGGTACCGCAATAATATCGAACTGTAA
- a CDS encoding ZIP family metal transporter, with the protein MLATTIAGVLSITAAAIFSFAFLSKVVERMVSLSVGIMLSTSLLHALPEAFESQADPRSLFATLLAGLLAFFMLEKFAILRHSHHHEGDGHHHAHGHDKHEAGKAGWMILVGDGMHNFTDGILIAAAFLADPKLGLVTGLAIIAHEIPQEIGDFIVLLNAGFSRLRAYIFNLLCSLMAVAGGLLGYFTLDRASNLIPYVLVFASSGFIYIALSDLMPQMQRRATLRETIPQVLLIALGVCIVLFLTHKRHGG; encoded by the coding sequence TTGCTCGCGACCACGATCGCGGGCGTGTTGAGCATTACCGCGGCGGCGATCTTTTCGTTTGCATTCCTGTCCAAAGTGGTCGAGCGCATGGTCAGCTTGTCCGTCGGCATCATGTTGTCGACGTCCCTGCTGCACGCCTTGCCCGAAGCGTTTGAGTCGCAGGCGGACCCGCGCAGTCTGTTCGCCACCCTGCTGGCGGGCTTGCTGGCCTTTTTCATGCTGGAAAAATTCGCCATCCTGCGCCATTCGCACCACCACGAAGGCGATGGACACCACCATGCGCACGGCCACGACAAGCACGAAGCGGGCAAGGCCGGCTGGATGATCCTCGTCGGCGACGGCATGCACAACTTTACGGACGGCATCTTGATCGCCGCCGCCTTCCTGGCCGACCCGAAGCTGGGCCTGGTGACGGGCCTGGCCATCATCGCGCATGAAATCCCGCAGGAAATCGGCGATTTTATCGTGCTGCTCAACGCCGGCTTCTCGCGCCTGCGTGCCTACATCTTCAATCTGCTGTGCAGCCTGATGGCGGTGGCGGGCGGCTTGCTCGGCTATTTCACCCTGGACCGCGCCAGCAATCTGATTCCTTACGTGCTCGTGTTCGCCTCGTCCGGTTTCATCTACATCGCCTTGAGCGACCTGATGCCGCAGATGCAGCGCCGCGCCACCCTGCGCGAAACCATTCCGCAAGTGCTCTTGATCGCGCTGGGCGTGTGCATCGTGCTGTTCCTGACGCACAAGCGCCACGGCGGTTGA
- a CDS encoding DMT family transporter, whose translation MQSLWMLFASFMFAIMGVCVKLASDMYSTSEIVMYRGIIGMTVMSCTILYQGGSFKTTMPGQHLWRGVVGVIALWLWFYAIAILPLATAMTLNYMAPIWIAVILLAGGWWKATKQVEWPLVAAIAMSFVGVTLLLQPVFETDQAAGAITALISGMLSALAYLQVRKLGLLGEPEYRVVFYFSVVNFLAGVIGHVASAGGGPVIWHAHTSGYGIGLLAAIGLCATMAQMAMTRAYRLGKTLVVANLQYTGIVFSSFWGVVIFGDLFDWHGWAGIGIILASGIAATYYNTRNTARGAAIARTDPIASEV comes from the coding sequence ATGCAATCGCTTTGGATGCTATTTGCCAGTTTCATGTTCGCCATCATGGGCGTGTGCGTCAAGCTGGCGTCGGATATGTATTCGACGTCCGAAATCGTCATGTACCGCGGCATCATCGGCATGACCGTCATGAGCTGCACGATTTTGTACCAGGGCGGCAGTTTTAAAACCACGATGCCGGGCCAGCATCTGTGGCGCGGCGTGGTGGGCGTGATCGCCCTGTGGCTGTGGTTTTATGCGATCGCCATCCTGCCGCTGGCCACGGCCATGACGCTGAACTATATGGCGCCCATCTGGATCGCCGTGATCCTGCTGGCCGGCGGCTGGTGGAAAGCAACAAAACAAGTCGAGTGGCCACTGGTGGCGGCCATTGCCATGAGCTTTGTCGGCGTGACCCTGCTGCTGCAACCCGTGTTCGAAACGGACCAGGCGGCCGGCGCCATCACGGCCTTGATTTCCGGCATGCTGTCGGCCCTCGCCTATTTGCAGGTGCGCAAGCTGGGCTTGCTGGGCGAACCCGAATACCGGGTCGTGTTTTATTTCTCGGTCGTCAACTTCCTGGCCGGCGTGATCGGCCACGTGGCCAGCGCCGGCGGCGGCCCTGTCATCTGGCACGCGCACACGAGCGGCTATGGCATCGGCTTGCTGGCCGCCATCGGCCTGTGCGCCACCATGGCGCAGATGGCCATGACGCGCGCCTATCGCCTGGGCAAGACCCTCGTGGTGGCGAACTTGCAATACACGGGCATCGTCTTTTCCAGCTTCTGGGGCGTGGTGATCTTTGGCGACCTGTTCGACTGGCACGGCTGGGCCGGCATCGGCATCATTCTCGCGTCCGGCATCGCGGCAACCTATTACAATACCCGCAACACGGCCCGTGGCGCGGCGATCGCGCGCACGGATCCGATTGCCAGCGAAGTGTAA
- a CDS encoding sulfurtransferase: MYTTLLQASELANHLNDSNWVILDCRHDLLNPTAGSDAFAAGHIQNAQFADIDTALSGPKTARGADFTGRHPLPERNALLATLRGWGIDDDTQVVAYDGQGGMFAARVWWLLRWLGHPAVAVLDGGLVAWQAQGLPLVTPVAPRPVGNLTEKASLTRTVSVQDVIANLETQALTVVDARAPDRYRGENETIDPVGGHIPGAKNRFFKDNLQADGRFKSADELQRDFSALLDAPQAAVMQCGSGVTACHNLLALEVAGLPGAALYPGSWSEWCADPARPVATGN, encoded by the coding sequence ATGTACACCACCTTGTTACAGGCCAGCGAACTGGCCAACCACCTGAATGACAGCAACTGGGTCATCCTCGATTGCCGCCACGACTTGCTCAACCCGACGGCCGGCAGCGACGCGTTTGCCGCCGGCCATATCCAGAACGCGCAGTTCGCCGATATCGACACGGCCCTGTCCGGCCCGAAGACGGCGCGCGGTGCAGATTTTACGGGGCGCCACCCCTTGCCCGAGCGCAACGCCCTGCTGGCGACTCTGCGCGGCTGGGGCATCGATGACGACACGCAAGTGGTCGCCTATGACGGCCAGGGCGGCATGTTCGCCGCCCGTGTGTGGTGGCTGCTGCGCTGGCTCGGCCACCCAGCCGTCGCCGTGCTCGACGGCGGCCTGGTCGCCTGGCAGGCGCAAGGCTTGCCACTGGTCACGCCCGTGGCGCCCCGCCCTGTTGGTAACCTCACGGAAAAAGCCAGCCTGACGCGCACGGTCAGCGTGCAGGACGTCATCGCCAACCTGGAAACCCAGGCCTTGACCGTCGTCGACGCGCGCGCGCCCGACCGTTATCGTGGCGAAAACGAAACCATCGACCCCGTCGGCGGCCATATCCCCGGCGCGAAAAACCGTTTTTTCAAGGACAACTTGCAAGCGGATGGCCGCTTCAAGAGCGCGGACGAACTGCAGCGCGATTTCAGCGCATTGCTTGATGCACCGCAAGCCGCCGTCATGCAGTGCGGTTCCGGCGTGACGGCTTGCCACAACTTGCTGGCCCTGGAAGTGGCAGGTTTGCCTGGCGCGGCCCTGTATCCGGGCTCGTGGAGCGAATGGTGCGCCGATCCGGCGCGGCCTGTGGCGACGGGGAATTAA
- a CDS encoding polyprenyl synthetase family protein has protein sequence MMASVQQDGVTFGDWMQATQSGVEARLDQFLPAADVVPHKLHAAMRYALLGGGKRVRPLLVMAAGELFDADQDTLARAACALEMIHVYSLVHDDMPCMDDDALRRGKPTVHIAYDEATALLVGDALQSQAFMLLAEGAAIAPARQMAMVRLLAQASGSSGMCGGQAIDLDSVGLALTLPQLEQMHQLKTGALLRAAVILGALAGKDLTPDDMTALNAYARAVGLAFQVVDDVLDATADSATLGKTAGKDAAANKPTYVSILGLEPSRALAEQLRCDAHAALAPFGDKARRLRELADLVVQRKA, from the coding sequence ATGATGGCCAGCGTGCAACAAGACGGCGTGACCTTCGGCGACTGGATGCAAGCGACCCAGTCCGGCGTGGAAGCTCGGCTCGACCAGTTCCTGCCGGCGGCGGACGTCGTGCCGCACAAGCTACACGCGGCCATGCGCTATGCGCTGCTCGGTGGCGGCAAGCGCGTGCGCCCGCTGCTGGTGATGGCGGCTGGCGAATTGTTTGATGCCGATCAAGATACCCTCGCGCGCGCCGCTTGCGCGCTGGAAATGATTCACGTGTATTCGCTCGTGCATGACGACATGCCGTGCATGGATGATGATGCCTTGCGCCGTGGCAAACCCACCGTGCACATCGCCTACGATGAAGCGACGGCCCTGCTGGTCGGCGACGCCCTGCAATCGCAGGCCTTCATGCTGCTGGCCGAAGGCGCGGCCATTGCGCCGGCGCGGCAAATGGCCATGGTGCGCCTGCTGGCACAGGCTTCCGGGTCTAGCGGCATGTGCGGCGGCCAGGCGATCGACCTCGACAGCGTCGGCCTGGCCTTGACCTTGCCGCAGCTGGAACAGATGCATCAACTCAAAACGGGCGCCTTGCTGCGCGCGGCCGTGATTCTCGGCGCGCTGGCCGGCAAGGACTTGACGCCAGACGACATGACGGCGCTGAACGCGTATGCGCGCGCCGTCGGGCTGGCGTTCCAGGTGGTCGACGACGTGCTCGACGCCACGGCCGATTCGGCCACCCTGGGCAAGACGGCAGGCAAGGATGCGGCCGCCAACAAGCCCACTTACGTATCGATACTGGGGCTGGAACCATCGAGAGCCCTGGCAGAACAATTGCGGTGCGACGCCCATGCGGCGCTGGCGCCATTCGGGGACAAGGCACGCCGTCTGCGCGAGCTGGCAGACCTGGTCGTGCAGCGGAAGGCATAA
- a CDS encoding exodeoxyribonuclease VII small subunit: MSKKLTAAAVAPASFEEAMAELAQLVTQMEAGQLPLEASVAAYQRGSELVKYCATQLDSVEAQVKVLEGDMLKPFVDAGEAAQ, encoded by the coding sequence ATGTCGAAGAAATTAACTGCCGCTGCCGTAGCGCCGGCCTCGTTTGAAGAGGCGATGGCGGAACTGGCGCAGCTGGTAACGCAAATGGAAGCGGGCCAGTTGCCGCTGGAAGCATCGGTCGCGGCCTACCAGCGCGGCTCGGAACTGGTCAAGTATTGCGCTACCCAGCTCGACAGTGTCGAAGCGCAGGTGAAAGTATTGGAAGGCGACATGTTGAAACCGTTCGTGGATGCCGGCGAGGCTGCCCAATGA